In the uncultured Methanobrevibacter sp. genome, CCGTTTTTAAGATTCTTGTCACTGTCATATATCCTGATTGAATAATAGGAACCTTTCCTGTAGACGGTTTTCAGGTTGGATGCTGAAATATAGCGGTCAGAAAACACACAGCCTGTTATCCTGGAGGTGGCTGTTCCGAAGCTTTCATCAGTATACACCGCACCGTTGCTTCTGGCGTTAGGGGAGTTCTTGATGAATTTTGAGTTGGTGACCTTCAGCTCACCGGAATAACCGTTATAAATAGCTCCCCCTTCAGGAGTATTGCTCTGCTCTGAAAGTGAAAACACTCCTGCAATGTTTTCCTTGAAGGTGACATGGTCCATATTCACCACAGCATTTGAGATATAGATTGCACCCCCATCATCGGATACAGCATTCTTATCAAACTCACAGTAGTTCACATTCAGGGTAGGTCTCTCACTGTTCCATATGCTAACAGAAATCGCTCCTCCAAACCTTGAGGCAAAATTGTCATAGAACAAGGTATTATCTATTTGGGAAACGCCTCCACCGATGGCATAGATTGCACCACCTTCAGAACCCGTATGCGGTCCGGCATTGCTTCTGAACTCGGAATTTGAAATCCTGAAGGTTCCCCTCCAGTTATAGATGGCACCTCCGCCATCCGCCTTGTTTGCTGTGAACCTGCTATTTTCGACAATCAGGTTTCCCCGGAAGTTATCGATGGCCCCGCCATAATACTCGGCCTCATTGTTTGTGAATGTTGAGGATTTGACTTTCAGGTTTCCATCGCTTAAAATTGTACCTGAAGCAACCGCATTGGGATACTTGCTCCAGTGGGAATCACCGCTTATCCAACCGTCATGTTCCGCTTTGTTAGTCTCAAAGACACACTTGTTTATCTCCAAATCCGCCTCACTTTTGATTGCTGAGCCGTAATTGGCAAAGGCATTGGTGAATCTGATGTTGTTCAATACCACGCTGACGCCCGGTCCGATTTCAAATATTCTTGATTTGGACTGTGCATCTAAAGTATGCCCGTTTCCGTTGATTGTCAGGTCCTTGGAGATATAGATACCCTTCGTATAGAATCCCTCATCATATTTGTAATCATTTACCAGGTTAAGGGTTGACCCTGCCTCGGCACTGTCAATCTTGCTTTTAAGTGTGGTGAATGTGCCGTCATCAGCTTTTAAAACATCACCCTCTGATACACTCAATTCATCTACTGAAATTTCTTCCTGCGCTATCGCATCATCTGTTGAGTTTGCATCACTTGCGCTTACAGCACCAATCGCCAGAATCGCCACTAGTATGCAAACAGATATTATATGTTTAAACTTCATAACATTACTCCCAATAATGCCCATTTAAGCACTATCTTATAAGTTATTATCTGTTGAAAAAAAGATATAAGTCATCCAAAGCAATTGCTTTAATCAAAGTCCGGATTATCTTCAATTTGAGATGCATGGAATATGATTTGCCAAATCATCCATCTTCAAAAGCTAAAAAAGGCCTGTTTCATCACACATGGAATTAGTCATCCAAATTTTTCAGGCATTTAATCAAATCATCAGTATTGCTGATTTGCTTTTCCAGATCAATATCCAAATAAAGTTTCTTTTCAGCTCCAAAACTTGAAGAGAGTATCATTTGCCTTCCAAAAATTTCATAGCCTTCACTGATGACATTATGACCGATCACCATAACATTGGACTCGACAATATCCAAAAATCGGGAAACATCCTCAATTGAATAATCCTTTTCAAATCTGGACCACAATACATAATACACTGACCTGTCGAGATATTCCTCACCTTCTATAATTGATTTGTAGTCGTCATATGTCTTTATTTTTGGTGAAGGTCCCGCATGGGATACAAAAACACCATTTTCACACTGTATAAAAAAGGGGATTGACTTGAAAAAATCGATATAATCTGATAAATATGGGTCCAAAGAGCCTTTTTTCTCGATAATCAGCCTTTCAAAGTCTATTTTCTGATTGATATTTGCCTTAAATACATTGGCGCCAACAATATGGGCCCATTCATGATTGCCTAAAATGGGATGAAAGTTATCATATTTCTTATACTTATCAATCATGTCCTCCAGCACTTCCAGGGAATAATCCTTTTTATAAATGCTGTGAATAAAATCTCCCGCTATGATAATATGACAATCGGGATCATTGAAATCCCATTTCTCCAAATACTTATTATAATCATCCAGATCGCCATGCAAATCTGTGAAGATTAAAGCTCTGCCTCTTTTAGGCAATTTCATCAAACGGCCATTTTTACACATGTTATCATCTAAAAAAAAGGGTAATATTTGAAATCGGTTTTCAAATACTACCTGAAGTTTCATTATCCTAAAATATTGCATTCAATGCGACTGCAAGCAGGCATGCCAATAAAAAGATAATGGCCACTGACACAATATTTATTTTATTGAAACTAAAAAAAGTCCTGATTTTTGAATTTTTCAATTCACGACATTTTTTTAATCCATAAAAGGCTTCGGCATTATTCTCATCAATTTCCAAAGCACGGATGAAATATATTTCAGCGGATTCAAAATCCCTGTTCTGCGCATATATTTTTGCCATAATGATTGAAACTTCAATGGCATGATGGGAATTAGCTAAGGGATGCAATAGGTTGAATGCGTCCCTGTACCTGCCGTCACCAGCCAATTTTTTAGCTATCTCGATAGTGACTCTTTCACTGCCAGAGTCCATATATCCATTCGCCATTTAAATCACTTCATGCTTATCTTAACCTGTTGTCTTTCTGGCCAGGGTCTTCTTTGACATCATCGGATGCCTGAGCGAACACTGAAGGCTTGGTGATTTTATACAATTGACTTACAATTGACCTTAATTCATCAATATTTCCATTTGATAGGGCGGAATTACCTCTTTGAATCAAATCATTTGCAGCATTTTGATCTATAAATTCGCCTGAAGATGCAAATTCTAAGAATGTGAACATTATAAGCTCAGTTTCATGTATTTGAGCGAAAATGAACTGCATTTTATCCTTGACATTTGCAAGCAACTGGTCATTTTTGGTTTCAACCGCATTATCATACATGCCTTTCATCTGTTCGTACAGCACTTTGGTTTGAGGTTCGGCCTTGTCAAGATTTGCCTCAATATCCGCAATTAACTGGTCAGTCTCGTCCTTAAGTTCATCCCAGGACAGGAGACTGTTGAGAATTATCTCGATATTGTCCAGAATATTGGCGAATTCATTAATCCTTTTACTTGCATTGTCCAATGCGTCAGGGTCGGTTTCACTGTTTCTCAGGAAAGTCTCAATGTTGTCGATCATGTTTTCAGATATTATCTGGTTGAGATAATTTTGAATTTGCATATTGGTTGTGCCTGCAGATTCAGTAAGAATCTTATTGTAACGTGACTTATGTTCCTCAAATCTTTCAATGAGAACGTCACGAGACTTTTTCTCGGATGTGATGACCATACCCTCATCAAATTCCTGGTCCAGATATTCAATGTATACGCTGCTTTCAATGTTCATTGATTCATTGATGGTTACGGACAATTCAATTTCACTGTCCGCCGGCAGGTCCCTTTTAACGTCATTACCTGTTATTTTCAAATGACCAATCAGGGTATTCCTGTCGGCCTTAATCATGTTTCCCTGATATAATGGAATATAAACTTCATCTGAGGCATTTCCCCTATGAACCGGGTTGGAAGACTTGTAGGTTTTCCTGAAGTGGAACGGCAGTTCAGTGGATTTTTCTGCAATGACATCCAGTTCATTTCCAAATTTACCCAATCCGATTGTATGGGACAGTTTTGGCCTGTCGGGAATGATGTCTATTTTATACTTGATGGAATTCACACAGTTAGGGGACAGATTGGCAATATTTCCTGAAGAGTCATAAATTTTAATCTGATATATGTTGTAATCGTTTTCGTTTTCAGCCAGAAGCTGTGTTGTGAAAAATCCGTTTTCGGCAACCGGGATTCTTCCTGATGAATAACCGGTGACGCCGTTTACAAATTCAATTGAGTATCCTTGAGATGATCCCTGCGGATTAATGATTTTTCCGCTCACATTGAATTCAATGTCATCCCCTAAAGTCTCATACATCAACTCAACGCTTACAAAGCCTTCATCAGGCTCTTCATCGGTGACGTGCATAAGTTTTGTTCCGGCATATATTGCAGCACCTCTTGCAACGACGGTTGTAGGGTCGATTGAATATTCCAGTGGAATGTTGAATTCCTCGGTCAGTCTTTCATGTATATATGGACTTAGGGTTGAGCCTCCAACAAGGATGATTTTGGTGACATCGGAAATGGACAGGTTCTCATCCTCCAAAGCTGTGTGACAATGGTTTATGGTACGGTCAACGTAAGGCCTCATTATTTCGTCCAGCTCCTGACGGGTCATGTCATATTCAAAATCGAACACGTCCCCATCATCGCTGATGAAGAAGTTTTCAATTTCAACTTCCGCAGTGTCATATGTGGACAAGTCGGTTTTGGCTATTTCGGCCGCCTTTTTCAATTTGGCGAAATGCTTCAAGTATTTTTCATTGTCACGGTTGAAATCGGTCAAGCCCAATTCATCATTCAGGGCAGGCACAAATACCTTATCCACAATATCCCAGTCGATAAGCTTACCTCCCAGGTATGCGTCACCCTGGTTGTTGACGTTGACGATTTCATCCTCGGTCTTTTTCATAATGGATACATCGAATGTACCTCCACCCAAATCGTAGATTAACCAGAGCTCATTATCTGTTGAATTTCCAAACCCGTATGCCATTGCGGCGGCAGTCGGTTCCTGCAATAATATGACTTCCTTAAAACCAGCCAGTTCAGCCGCTTCAGTGGTTGCCTGAGTTTGAGGAGCAGTGAAATCAGCAGGAACTGTAATTACAGCTGCACGAAGGTCCTTTTGATACATCTGTTTAACTGTGGCCCTCAGATTTTTAAGGATTTCCGCAGACAACTGCACAGGAGTCATTCTCATGCCGCTTTTTTCAAATTCATAAACATGATCGGAACCCATTCTTAATTTGAATTCGGCAAAACCGTTTTTAGGGTCGGTTGCAATCTTATTTTTTGCCTTATCCCCGACAAAAATGGTTCCATTCTTTTTAATGTAAACTGCTGATGCGACAAAATTCTTATTGTCTGTTTTATTTGGAACAACAATAGTGGTGTCCCCGTCAACCTTAGCAATAGAACTTGTGGTTGTACCTAAATCAATACCGTAATCTATTGTACCTGTATTTTCCTCTACCATATAATATCACCTTTTTTAATTATTCTCAAGAAGAAGGAGAAGTAACAACAACTTCACCGTTTAAGATCAGTTCGCCATTGTAGAATATGGACGGTTTAATTGTTTCCGTTATTGTACTTTCTTCGACATTATCATCCGTTTCAAAAACTAAAACATTCAAAGCCATACCATCATAATATTTGGAGTTGGTATGGTCCTTTATTACAAATCCGTTGTCTTCTAAAAATTTCAAAACAGCCTTCAGCTGATTTTCAACATATTTAAGGGGTTTCAGGGAATTGTTAACATTTTTTGTAATGTATGTAATTTCATTGTCCTCAAACTCCTCATTTGATTTTATCATTGATTCTACCCTTTTCAGGTTATTGTTTGCCTTATAAAATTCAATCCTGTTATTCGCCCTCCATACACGAAGTATAACCTCTTTCATCATGTCCATATCCAAAGAATTGTCCTGAGAATTTTTCAATTCCCCATTCAATTCAGCGATTTCATATTTAAGAACTTTTAACTCACGCTGCAACTTGGCAACTTCATCATTTTCCTCATTTAACCTATCAATAATATAATGATAGTCCCATTTGGAGGATATCCTAAATTCTTCGGGAAATTTTAGCTGACGATTATTGAAAAACATAAGCTCCTCCATATTAAATGAATCCAAGGAAGTACGCAATTATTGCAAAGATTATTATTATAATAATTATGCACCCGATGGCTCCACCTTTTCCTCCACCGGAACTTGATGAACTGCTTGAACTGGATCCGAGACTGCTTAAATCAACACCGGAATCCTGTAACTGTTTAATTATTTCTTTTTGTTTTTCTATTTCAGGCAATTGCTCTGTGAAGAATTCCATGTCCTTTTTAACTTTTTCCCTAACCTCATCGGAGGTGGCGTATATCTGTGCGGTTCTTAAAAAGCCCAGTAACGTAGTCTTATTTCTTATTACCCTATCAATATCGGATTCGGATTGGTTAACATATGTAATAACAAAATTGTCCAAGGATAGGGCAAAACCATCAGACAACACTTCCTTATTTGGAGAATCGGAATTATCCAATTCCCTCTGCATATCTTTAGAATATGTTTTCACATAGGGTAATGATCTATTTTCGACATTTTCAATAAATGAAGTGATCCTTTTATGGATTGCATCATCCTGGGCAGATGATTTAACGGATTTCATCACCTCTTCCAATTGTTCAAGGTTGTTTTCAATTTCCTGCTTCACTGAAATTGTATAAGCCATTTCAACTAAACCTTTAAATACCTGTTTAATTTTATCCAAATCAAATCCGTCGAATGAATCTGCTCTGTTTACAATTGAAACATAATATCCTTTAACTGATTTTGCTATATTATCACTTAACAATTGGAATTGAGCATCATCACCAAAGTACTGTTGTAGAATGGCGATTTCATCTTTAATACTGGCTAAAAAGCTTTCAATTTTTGGAATATCTGACTGTTTTTCATATTCATACTTTTCAAACGCTTCAAATTTCTCATTAACGGAGTCATATAGGGAATCAAAAATGCCTTTTAAAGCCTGTTTTTTGGTAAGCTCATCAAAATCAGAATTTCTAATCAATTCAATGTGTTTGCCAAAATTAGAGTTCTCATGTTTTTCATAATAATCATTAGCGAAGGATGCATTTATGGATAAAATTGCGACCGGGAATTGTCTGAAAATATCCTCAACATAATCCTGCTTGATTGTAGGGTCATTCAATTGCTGAACCCTCAATAATGTTAAATTTTTAAAGTTATCATTTGATAATGTTTTATGCCATTGTTTTAAAGATTCTCTCCAGTAACCCTGACTGGAAGACAAATCTCCCCTAATTTCAGCATCAATAGCCATTATGTGATTATATACGGCAAGATTATGTGAAGCATTAGCCGCAGTGGAGGAATTCCAAAGGGATACTGCACCATCAATATCAACTTTTTTCAAAGCCATTATTGTTTCGTCTCTTTTATTGCCCAAGTCTTCAGGCCAAAACCAAAACAATTCATCAATAAATCGGCTTCTAGGCTTAGACAATCTATTTTTAGCATTCTGATAATCTAAAAAATTTGGTTTGGGTTCAATGGGAAAAGCGAGATTATTGTAAACATCCAAACTTTCCGTATTGTCCAAACTATTAAGATTTTTCATAGCTTCTATTCTACTAAATTCATTGTTTATTTTATTCGGCTTTGCATTGATGGGCAAATTAAAAATTCTAAACCCATTCTGCAAGTATATATTTTTTCCATTTATTTCATTTGACAGATCCATAAATTACCCTCC is a window encoding:
- a CDS encoding metallophosphoesterase is translated as MCKNGRLMKLPKRGRALIFTDLHGDLDDYNKYLEKWDFNDPDCHIIIAGDFIHSIYKKDYSLEVLEDMIDKYKKYDNFHPILGNHEWAHIVGANVFKANINQKIDFERLIIEKKGSLDPYLSDYIDFFKSIPFFIQCENGVFVSHAGPSPKIKTYDDYKSIIEGEEYLDRSVYYVLWSRFEKDYSIEDVSRFLDIVESNVMVIGHNVISEGYEIFGRQMILSSSFGAEKKLYLDIDLEKQISNTDDLIKCLKNLDD
- a CDS encoding Hsp70 family protein → MVEENTGTIDYGIDLGTTTSSIAKVDGDTTIVVPNKTDNKNFVASAVYIKKNGTIFVGDKAKNKIATDPKNGFAEFKLRMGSDHVYEFEKSGMRMTPVQLSAEILKNLRATVKQMYQKDLRAAVITVPADFTAPQTQATTEAAELAGFKEVILLQEPTAAAMAYGFGNSTDNELWLIYDLGGGTFDVSIMKKTEDEIVNVNNQGDAYLGGKLIDWDIVDKVFVPALNDELGLTDFNRDNEKYLKHFAKLKKAAEIAKTDLSTYDTAEVEIENFFISDDGDVFDFEYDMTRQELDEIMRPYVDRTINHCHTALEDENLSISDVTKIILVGGSTLSPYIHERLTEEFNIPLEYSIDPTTVVARGAAIYAGTKLMHVTDEEPDEGFVSVELMYETLGDDIEFNVSGKIINPQGSSQGYSIEFVNGVTGYSSGRIPVAENGFFTTQLLAENENDYNIYQIKIYDSSGNIANLSPNCVNSIKYKIDIIPDRPKLSHTIGLGKFGNELDVIAEKSTELPFHFRKTYKSSNPVHRGNASDEVYIPLYQGNMIKADRNTLIGHLKITGNDVKRDLPADSEIELSVTINESMNIESSVYIEYLDQEFDEGMVITSEKKSRDVLIERFEEHKSRYNKILTESAGTTNMQIQNYLNQIISENMIDNIETFLRNSETDPDALDNASKRINEFANILDNIEIILNSLLSWDELKDETDQLIADIEANLDKAEPQTKVLYEQMKGMYDNAVETKNDQLLANVKDKMQFIFAQIHETELIMFTFLEFASSGEFIDQNAANDLIQRGNSALSNGNIDELRSIVSQLYKITKPSVFAQASDDVKEDPGQKDNRLR
- a CDS encoding tetratricopeptide repeat protein; the encoded protein is MANGYMDSGSERVTIEIAKKLAGDGRYRDAFNLLHPLANSHHAIEVSIIMAKIYAQNRDFESAEIYFIRALEIDENNAEAFYGLKKCRELKNSKIRTFFSFNKINIVSVAIIFLLACLLAVALNAIF